Sequence from the Nerophis lumbriciformis linkage group LG02, RoL_Nlum_v2.1, whole genome shotgun sequence genome:
tctaggcgcagtcaaggcgttgaggggatctggtttggtggctgcaggattaggtctctgctttttgcagatgatgtggtcctgatggcttcatctggccaggatcttcagctctcgctggatcggttcgtagccgagtgtgaagcgactgggatgagaatcagcacctccaagtccgagtccatggttctcgcccggaaaagggtggaatgccatcttcgggttggggaggagaccctgccccaagtggaggagttcaagtacctcggagtcttgttcacgagtgagggaagagtggatcgtgagatcgacaggcggatcggtgcggcgtcttcagtaatgcggacgctgtatcgatccgttgtggtgaagaaggagctgagccggaaggcaatgctctcaatttaccggtcgatctacgttcccatcctcacctatggtcatgagctttgggttatgaccgaaaggacaagatcatgggtacaagcggccgaaatgagtttcctccgccgggtggcggggctctcccttagagatagggtgagaagctctgtcatccggggggagctcaaagtaaagccgctgctcctccgcatcgagaggagccagatgaggtggttcgggcatctggtcaggatgccacccgatcgcctccctagggaggtgtttagggcacgtccgaccggtaggaggccacggggaagacccaggacacgttgggaagattatgtctcccggctggcctgggaacgcctcgggatcccccgggaggagctggacgaagtggctggggagggggaagtctgggcttccctgcttaggctgctgcccccgcgacccgacctcggataagcggaagaagatggatggcttttaaaaatacccccaaaaatcTGCGATGAAACTGCAGTATATCAAGCTCTTTGTTTtgtacaattttggaaataacagCTACCTTCCAATTACTGCCTGCTTCCAATTAGTACACATCAATAGACGGTTATAATTGGAGCGTTTATGTATTTCCACTGCGCGGGTGCACCTAATGTTGTATTAGTcacactttttgacaaaaaaaacaaaacatggaacCAATGAAGACTTCTACAAGAACGAAGGTAATAAAAGGGTCATGTGCTTCATACTTTGAAGAAAGAAAAGAGTTTGGACTATTTAAATGTAACCAATGCCATTTGAAATGCAGTGTGAAGTGCATACTGTATACAAATATATCTGTTGTGGGAGGTTTTGCATATGATTAAGACAGGTATGGTTAGTGGAAAGTCGTAATGAGAAGAGTTTTTCGAAAGCCGTAACACGAGTCTTGTAGTCTGAATAGCTGCCCCCCCTCTCCCCCTCCCCCACAGTGTCCCACTTTGTGCTCTCAAACCTCCTGGTGGGTCACAACTGCTCCGTCTTGGGGCGCCACCTGCCCGCACGCTGCCTCGCACATTACCTGTACAGGAAATGTTGGCCTTAGCCACGCCTCTCCTGCTTTACGTCTATTCCTGCTCTCACAGCAAGGTTGTCTGTCAGTGTTGCAGGAGGAAGTTGGTGGCCATGTTGATGTCGTTGTTGGACGCTCTGAGGGCCTCCAGGGCGTCCGTCCTGGAGAAGCCCATTTCTACCAGCATTGCAACCTGTGCACACATTTACAGTTAgtaatgttttctttttaacTCGCATCTTTATACAGGACTAACCTTTTCATGATGCGCTCTAGCACGTCCTTGTGTTGCGGTACAATATTTAGCTAACCTTACCTTTAAATATCGTATTTTTcaaacttaaaatcctttaattttctccaaaactgacagtgcgccttataacccggtgcgccaaatgtacggaataattctggttgtgcttaccgacctcgaagcaattttatttggtacatggtgtaatgataagtgtgaccagtagatggcagtcacacataagaggtaggtgtagactgcaatatgacgccagtaaacaccaaaactttaaatgttccattgaaaataaagaacattacacacggcactcaaaaatctgtcaaagtgttgtagtatgactttgaagccgcatcgcttgatggattgtcgcccattacagctaccgtagtcagacatacaagtattactatggtgtgtgtataaggaccgcaaaatggcacccataagcagacatattatctgccgttttgtttcacaatattatgcaaaagcaacttttcttactttctggtacctgctgatgtgtatttgggatctgtataagtcctgaaaatttgcacacgtccgccactgtagtccgtggcgacaccgtagtcgataagcttcttctttttctctatcttctaatataaagtagtgtaaagttcttacttatatctgtcagtaaactcgccatgaaagcactaaaacataccggtgtagtgactttacattattcacccaaggaacttttttTATTAGAGTGTTCCGGTcgtacggtttttcacgggacacatttcctgtgttgttgttgttgtttccgtatgaggagatgctgctccgttattgattgaagtaaagtgtgaatgtcattaaaacagttagctccatcttttgatacttcttccactcccgtccttgcacgctacaccgctacaacaaagatgacggggagaagacgctgtccaagtggaggcacgtaaataggaccgcccacaaCACGGTGCATCCTGaatcgactgtcagaaagtgacttgaagatgatgtgtaaaatatcatctatgcaacattttgagcaaagaaccaccattacatgttatgtagaccacaacatgtagaaaataattataataatatgacacatttaatgcgccttataatccggtgcgtcttttgtatgaaaaaagacctgaacagACACGCTCattagcagtgcgccttataatccggtgcgccctatggtccaaaaattCGGtaactttttctacatttaaaatgatTAAGCACCTAAAAAATTATGTgtgtaattagggcccgcatggcccattgcataaggactcccaaagggagtccttatgcaatgggacataaggacctattgaatttgtaaggttttattattattattcttccgcaactttgcgctgtaatttgacccccttagcatgcttcaaaactcaccaaattttacacacacatcagtaatatacggcaaaactttttatcaaaaaaccaaaccccaaaactagcgccccctagaaagaaaactgcttataactctcagtacgaatgttgtagagacatgaaacaaaaacctctatgtaggtctcacttaagacttaaatttaattaatttatttcctcagccaaaaatctacaggaagtttgctattcccccttcaacactaaatttgagtaaaaacagtaacttttgcctctttgagctgtaatttgacccccttaacacgcttcaaaactcaccaaactgaacacacacatcagaactggcaacaattgcgatctaataaaaaaacctaaccctaaatttaaaaattgcgctctagagcaatttttgaataaaacggagaaaaaactgctcctcggaagaaaaaaatgacaaaactgcctgtaactcccactgggaaggtcggagagacatgaaacaaaaacctctccgtaggtctgacttacacctacatttcataaattgacaacccccagcaaaaatctacaggaagtttgctattcccccttcaacacaacatttttgtaaaaaccggtcaccttttttcaaacattatctcctctgagcgtgtttgtcgtttcggcttcaaactaacacaggagagagatggaacccttttgattaaaagttatcgaaagagttttaataccggctccggttttgattttatgacccttcaaagagccgctgcgctgatgctgctattttttcaagaaggctgcttaaaagcaggaagcaccagcgtgcccacacaatgcagacaaggtaggtacactaaacaaaagtattgggacaattcggactacaagtagacaaaagtattgggacacttatgacgaaaactgaacaaaagtattgggacacttacactggaaaaaaatattgggacacttacgaataccactgaacaaaagtattgcgacacttaggacgaaaactggacaaaagtattgggacacttacactggacaaacgtattgggacacttatggcaactacttgacaaaagtattgggacacttatggcaactacttgacaaaagtattgggacacttaggactaccactggacaaaagtattgcgacacctacactggccaaaagtattgggacacttgagactacaacttgacaaaagtattgggacacttgggactaaaacttgacaaaagtattgggacacttaggactagcacctgccaaatacgcgggcccgaccaacgctgcttgcagctttaattttggttGTAGTTTGTAGTAGGGATCAACTGATTATCAGCGCAGATATTTGGCATTATGACGTACATTGATATCAGCCTTCTTTTATCAGTATCGGTCGatatatgtacttttttttttttttttacaactacaacagaaatacatcagcagatacaatatatacatatatgatacaGGTATTtagtgttacttttttttttgataagtaGAGCGTAAGTAATAAATAAAGTAGTAACCATTGCTCCTTTCTGCTAAGCTAAGCTACGGTGCTCAAAAATGTTTAGCTTAAGTTGTAAATATCGGCTCAAAATAttggttatcggcctccttgactactaataatcggtattggcCCTGAAAAAACATATTGGTGGATCCCTAGTTTGTACACTGTGGCGTAGGACTGCATCTATCAGAGCTGATTCTGATATAGTGCTCCACTCAAGAAGGCAATTAGGTTAACCTAAATATTAGGAACACTCAGTGTGACGCAGAACACGTCCACTACACAAACTACATTTTGTTATAGGACTACCCCTCTGACAGCGCCGTTTAGAAGTAGGCAATTGTCGATTGCGCCACATTACATCGTGCATGTGAGGCTAAATAGTTGGACCCACTTGCTCTTCTGCCACCGAGTTGTCTAATGGCGGCGCCTGGGCGGAGGGCTGCGTCTGGATCTGTGGGCCAGGCTCTGCGGGGGGCCTGTTGGCTCCTCTTCGCCTCAGTCTGGGAAACAACCGGGTCCACTGCAGCAAACTGGCCTGCAGACACAAATGGAGACGCGAACGTTTGCGCGTCCGATATGTTTATTGGTTTTCAGACACATAATTGAAACAAGTTTCAAACATACATCAAATGTGCTGGGGGGGTTTCTCCAAcaagtaaaatataaataataataatatatacaggtaaaagccagtaaattagaatattttgaaaaacttgatttatttcagtaattgcattcaaaaggtgtaacttgtacattatatttattcattgcacacagactgatgcattcaaatgtttatttcatttaattttgatgatttgaagtggcaacaaatgaaaatccaaaattccgtatgtcacaaaattagaatattgtgtaagggttaaattttgaagacacctggtgccacaaactaatcagctgattaactcaaaacacctgcaaagggctttaaatggtctctcagtccagttctgaagcctacacaaacatggggaagacttcagatttgacagctgtccaaaaggcaaccatcgacacattgcacaaggagggaaagacacaaaaggttattgctgaagaggctggctgttctcagagctctgtgtccaaacacattaatggagaggcaaagggaaggaaaaactgtggtcagaaaaagtgtacaagtgatagggatcaccgcgccctggtcaagattgtgaaaaaaaacccattcaaaaatgtgggggagattcagaaggagtggacagctgctggagtcagtgcttcaagatccaccaccaagagacgcttgaaagacatgggtttcaactgccgcatacctcgtgtcaagccactgttgaccaagaaacagcgcgaaaagcgtctcacctgggctaaggaaaaaaagagctggactgctgctgagtggtccaaagtcatgttttctgacgaaagcaaattttgcatttcctttggaaatcgaggtcccagagtctggaggaagacaggagaggcacaggatccacgttgcctgaagtctagtgtaaagtttccaccatcagtgatggtttggggtgccatgtcatctgctggtgtcggtccactctgtttcctgagatccagggtcaacgcagccgtctaccagcaagttttagagcacttcatgcttcctgctgctgacctgctctatggagatggagatttcaagttccaacaggacttggcgcctgcacacagcgcaaaatctacccgtgcatggtttacggaccatggtatttctgttctaaattggcccgccaactcccctgaccttagccccatagaaaatctgtggggtattgtgaaaaggaagatgcagaatgccagacccaaaaacgcagaagagttgaaggccactatcagagcaacctgggctctcataacacctgagcagtgccagaaactcatcgactccatgccacgccgcattaacgcagtaattgaggcaaaaggagctccaaccaagtattgagtattgtacatgctcatatttttcattttcatacttttcagttggccaacatttctaaaaatccattttttgtattagccttaagtaatattctaattttgtgacacacggaattttggattttcatttgttgccacttcaaatcatcaaaatgaaatgaaataaacatttgaatgcatcagtctgtgtgcaatgaataaatataatgtacaagttacaccttttgaatgcaattactgaaataaatcaagtttttcaaaatattctaatttactggcttttacctgtatactcagtggcctcgtggttagagtgtccaccctgagatggctaggttatgagttcaaaccccggccgagtcataccaaagactataaaaatgggagccattacctccctgcttggcactcagcatcaaaggttggaattgggggttaaatcaccaaaaattattcccaggcgtggccaccgctgctgcacactgctcccctcacctcccagggggtgaaccaggggatgggtcaaatgcagaggacaaatttcaccacacctagtgtgtgttggtactttaactttacttaatttttttttttttttttttttttaatataatttcggtatgaattgtgtgtgaatgcccaaTGCTGGAGCTGAACTGAAATGCAGAAGGcatgtagagcagtggtccccaaccaccggtcctccgtgacacatttgctaccgggccgcagagaaacattaaataatttgtaAACGACTGCAAACCGCATACTCTTTCTGTCCCactagaccgggggtcagcaacccgcggctctagagccacatgcggctcttgagtGGCGCCTTGgtggctttttcaaaaatgtatggcaatggaaaaaaaaaatagggtgaaaaatatattttttgttgtaatatggtttctgtaggaggacaaatacaacacaaaccttcctaattgctagaaatcccactgtttaatatgtttgtgttcatgctttactgatgagtatttgtcctactaatttcagcggcccctgaactcaccgttgtgtggaatgtgactcaacagtttgtttacatgtataactttctccgactctgccacagaaagacgtgttttatggcactccttctttgtctcattttgtccatcaaacgttttatactgtgcgtgaatgcacaaaggtgagctttgttgatgttattgacttgctaatcaggcatatttggtcattgCATGACTACgagttaatcgatgctaacatgctatttaggcgagctgtgtgtacatattgcatcattatgcctcatatgtaggtatatttgagcctttggccattctaagacagtcatttccaggagttatctctccgtctgagaagttttactaatgttttccaatgttgtaaaaacatgtagaataaatattacatttcaacatttctttcagcgaagatttgcgtcagcccgcgacacattgtcattttgatagtaggctaatatagctaactagccacttacatcatgttacgCCATCATTATAtgagtttttaaattttttgcggctccaggcagattacttttgtgtatttttggtccgaaatggctctttcaacattttgggttgctgaccccgctaccaaaccctgcccacctcaaccgatgcacagaggggggggttgatgtgtgagggagcaggcttggggtgggggcggggtttggtggtagcaggggtgtataatgtagcccggaagagtcagggctgcatgggattctgggtgtttgttctgttgtgtttatgttgtgttaaggtgcagatgttctcccgaaatgtgtttgtcattcttgtttggttttggttcaaagtgtggcgcattattagtaagagtgttaaagttgttttatatggtcaccgtcagtgtaacctgtgtggctgttgaccaagtatgccttgctgtcacgtatgtgtgcaagcagatgATGTATATCGTAAatgaagtgttgggctggcacgctgttaatacagattgtagagggtgccaaatgttgtaccatcatggcacgcccttattatagctgtaagggtgaaaatcggtgaataataatcccgggagttttctgcgagaaatccggaagtctcacgggaaaattgggggggtcagcaagtaagctgctgagccgcatcagagtgatcaaagagccgcatgcggctccggagccgcgggttgccgacccctgtactaaccaATGTACCAAACAGCCAGGCTTTCAAACCAGTTTGCCCATTTGggtaaaaaaaagatgaaaactaACCTTTTGGCTAATTTCGGGCATAcatcaatgtttttttatttacaataaaatgtatttatatgacTCATAGATGTAAACATGTTTTTAAGAAAGACACATGAGTGGGATGAAAGGCGTGTGTGTTATCCTCTCAGCCAAACTGTCCAGCTGGCTAAGTGATGTCAAACTTTCTCTGTTAAAGGGAGAGATTCAGCAAAAGTATTGCTTTTTTTCCTCATttcaaactaaataaatgttattttttactaCAACAAATGAATGTTTTGGTAGTGTGGAATATCtgcttacatccatccatccattttctaccgcttattcccttttggggtcgcggggggcgctggagcctatctcagctacaatcgggcggaaggcggggtacaccctggacaagtcgccacctcatctgctTACAGACAAGGTtatttgtatccatccatccatccatcttcctccgcttatccgaggtcgggtcgcgggggcagcagcctaagcagggaagcccagacttccctctccccagccactttgtccagctcttcctgtgggaccccgaggcgttcccaggccagccaggagacatagtcttcccaacgtgtcctgggtcttccccgctgcctcctaccggtcggacgtgccctaaacacctccctagggaggcgttcgggtggcatcctgaccagatgcccgaaccacctcatctggctcctctccatgtggaggagcagcggctttactttgagctcctcccggatggcagagcttctcaccctatctctaagggagagccccgccactcggcggaggaaactcatttcggccgcttgtatccgtgatcttgtcctttcggtcataacccaaagctcatgaccataggtgaggatgggaatgtagatcgaccggtaaattgagagctttgccttccggctcagctccttcttcaccacaacggatcgatacagcgtccgcattactgaagacgccgcaccgattcgcctgtcgatctcacgatccactcttcccccactcgtgaacaagactccgaggtacttgaactcctccacttggggcaaaatctcctccccaacccggagatggcactccacccttttccgggcgagaaccatggactcggacttggaggtgctgattctcatcccagtcgcttcacactcggctgcgaaccgatccagtgagagctgaagatcctggccagatgaagccatcaggaccacatcatctgcaaaaagcagagccctaatcctgcagccaccaaaccagatcccctcaacgccttgactgcgcctagaaattctgtccataaaagttcagaacagaatcggtgacaaagggcagccttggcggagtccaaccctcactggaaacgtgtccgacttactgccggcaatgcggaccaagctctgacactgatcatacagggagcggactgccacaatcagacagtccgataccccatactctctgagcactccccacaggacttcccgagggacacggtcgaatgccttctccaagtccacaaagcacatgtagactggttgggcaaactcccatgcaccctcaaggaccctgccgagagtatagagctggtccacagttccacgaccaggccgaaaaccacactgttcctcctgaatccgaggttcgactatccggcgtagcctcctctccagtacacctgaatagaccttaccgggaaggctgagaagtgtgatcccacgatagttagaacacaccctccggttccccttcttaaagagaggaaccaccaccccggtctgccaatccagaggcaccgcccccgatgtccacgcgatgctgcagagtcttgtcaaccaagacagccccacagcatccagagccttaaggaactccgggcggctctcatctacccctggggccttgccaccgaggagctttttaactacctcagcaacctcagccccagaaataggagagcccaccacagactccccaggcactgctgcctcataggaagacgtgttggtgggattgaggaggtcttcgaagtattccctccaccgatccacaacaaccgcagtcgaggtcagcagaacaccatcctcgccatacacggcgttgatagtgcactgcttccccttcctgaggtggcggatggtggtccagaattgcttcgatgCCGtacggaagtctttttccatggcttccccgaactcctcccatgtccgagtttttgcctctgcgaccgctgaagccgctgaAGCTGAAGGTTATTTGTAGGCGGGGAAAAAAATGGCAACCGTAAGTGAGAATGGTTGGAAAATCATGAATACTGTAacaactgggaattgttttaaaacgaatgttttaacggtggaatggttgaaattagATGGAAAAATGTGGCTGGAAAATAGTTGAAAGAAAAATGGGCAAAAAAAAGATGATATAAAAATCCAGCCTTCTTCGTGTCTCTCATAGTGAtcatgaacgataggcaacatttccaaaaaagtgcagttttctttCAAGGGCAACACCAAAAGGGTTTAGTTtcacttttgtttagttattgtctaGTATTGacgttgttttgctcaaacaattgcatGTCATAAAAGGGAATAAAGAAgtaattgaaatattgtgttgacattgttgaactgtcaatagcactcaccataaataaatggaaaCATTTACAGTAGTGACCAGTATCGAATCGGCAGCAAAAAAGCCTTGACTTCACAGCCCTACTTATCAGTTTGTCCTTCTACCTGTGGTGTGTGTCTGGTGTTCACGCGGGCCTCGTTGAACTGGGCCAGCAGCAGCTGTTGATCCAGTTGGTCCATCCTCTGCTGCCTCTGGACCTCCAGAGTGGCGCCCATCCCCAGTGGAGCCTCATTAGTCGGCTGCGAGCCTTGGAGGCAAAGTAACACCTGGTGATGCGTTCCTCTACCTGTGGTTTTTGGTCAAGTCTCCCGCTGAAAGACATGGTCGTGTGTTCGGACTTACTGGAGAAGACGGGCTCCAGGAGGTAGCGTGCGACAAAACCCAGCCAGGCGGGCACGAAGAGAAGCTTCTGCACCCAGAGAAGGTTGGAGTGGTACAAAGCACCCGACACCTGAGAGGCGCACGGGTGTGAGGACAAATGACCACATGAGGACAGTCATGTGACTCACCAGTCCGCTGAGCGCCAGGAGCCACATGAAGGGGCTGGACGTCAGCAGCTGCGACATGGAGGAAGGAGGTTGAGCAAACATGAGAGCGAGGAGGGGAGATGAATGAAAGCACCTGCAGCCCGACTATGTAGACCAGAGTCTTGTTGGTGATGCTGATGTGACCCAGCACCTGTGTGACCACCACCTTGGGGATGGACCAGTAGAAAGGCACAAAGAGGGAGAAGACTGGGGCCAGCCTgtgggagtgggagtgggagTCAACCAACACTTGCTTCTTGTTGTAGATAGTAATAACAAGATGTCCTCACGGTCCTGCAGGGAGATCCTCCACCTCGTAGTCAAAGAGGAAGAAGACAGCTTGAGCCAACAGGAAGTCCAGCAGTGCAGAGAGACACCAGGTGCCCAACAGGAAGGACTTGGAGGACCACAAGGAGACTAAATCAGTCATATTTGTTTCTCactgtcacttcattaggtacacattagggatgtcccgatccgatatttggatcggataggccgccgatatttgccaaaaaatgcgtatcggcaatagggctgcagctaacgattatttttctatcgattaat
This genomic interval carries:
- the ubac2 gene encoding ubiquitin-associated domain-containing protein 2, yielding MFTTSGSRGLYKAPLSKGLLLVLSGLTVMLSLLPQHQHMFEYNLHDVSQQQQVWRLLCGRLACLDVKDSFCSGLLIYNFRIFERRFGSRKFASFLLGTWCLSALLDFLLAQAVFFLFDYEVEDLPAGPLAPVFSLFVPFYWSIPKVVVTQVLGHISITNKTLVYIVGLQLLTSSPFMWLLALSGLVSGALYHSNLLWVQKLLFVPAWLGFVARYLLEPVFSSSQPTNEAPLGMGATLEVQRQQRMDQLDQQLLLAQFNEARVNTRHTPQASLLQWTRLFPRLRRRGANRPPAEPGPQIQTQPSAQAPPLDNSVAEEQVAMLVEMGFSRTDALEALRASNNDINMATNFLLQH